The Candidatus Methylomirabilis lanthanidiphila region GCAACGAACCGGCGCGAGAGTGTCAGGGCCTATTCCGTTGCCGACCAAGATCAGCCGATTTACCGTGTTGCGCTCGCCGCACATTGATAAGAAATCGCGCGAACAGTTCGAAATTCGGACCCATCTTCGGCTTATGGACATTGTGGATGCACAGCCGCAGACCGTAGACGCGCTGATGCGGCTGGACCTGCCGGCGGGTGTGGATGTTGAGATTAAGCTCTGAAAACAGCGATCAGGTGTCAGCCTTCAGCTAGCTGCTGAGAGCTGATAGCTAAGGGCTACTTATTATGAGTATCGGATTGCTTGGAAAAAAAATCGGGATGACACAATTGTTCACCGAGAGCGGGGAGGCCGTGCCGGTCACCATCATCGAAGCGGGCCCATGTCCGGTCGTACAACG contains the following coding sequences:
- a CDS encoding 30S ribosomal protein S10; this encodes MENQRIRIRLKAYDHRILDQSAKEIVNTAQRTGARVSGPIPLPTKISRFTVLRSPHIDKKSREQFEIRTHLRLMDIVDAQPQTVDALMRLDLPAGVDVEIKL